DNA from bacterium:
TCCGTCGTGCGGACTTTCTTCGCATTGCTGACGGTCACCTTCACGATCGATGCGATGTGCGGGGTGTAATCAGCCGAGGTCTTGCCCATGAGTGCCTTTGCAGCCTCAGAAGCGACACGACCGATGGTCTTGCCTGCTGCGTCGATCTCGTAGGTGCGCTGGATAGGTGTAGTAGCCATACAAATTATGCGACGAATTCAATACGAGACATGTCCGCGACGCGCTTACCGATGCGACCGAGGCGTACGATGCGGGTGTATCCGCCTGCACGCGATGCGTAGCGCTTCGAATACTCGTCGTGAAGCTTCTTAACCGCCTCAGCAGAACCGATGCGGGTCATGACGGTTCGGCGGCTGGCGACCGTGCCCTTCTTCGACTCGGTGACGAGCTTCTCGATGAACGGACGGAGTTCCTTTGCCTTTGCAGAAGTGGTCGTGATGCCGTTCTCAAGCACCAAGGAGCGCGCAAGCGACTTAAGCAACGCAACGCGCTGGTTCTTAGGTCGGTTGAATGTTCGGCGTTTCTTGTGGTGCTTCATAAAGGTTGTGAGGACCGTATCTTACTGCGAACGGAGCGTAAGTCCAAGGTTTGAGAGTGCGCGCTTGATATCCTGGAGACCTTTCTGGCCGAGGCCTTCGATCGCCAAGAGATCATCCTCACGCTTGCGGACGAGGCCGCCCACGGTGCGGATGGATGCGTTATCAAGTGCCTGTTCGACGCGCTGCGGGAGATTCATCTCCGTGATACGGGTCTTGAGCATCTCGGAATCCTGCGACTTGTCGTCGCGGCGGAGGACGGCATCAACT
Protein-coding regions in this window:
- the rplQ gene encoding 50S ribosomal protein L17, whose protein sequence is MKHHKKRRTFNRPKNQRVALLKSLARSLVLENGITTTSAKAKELRPFIEKLVTESKKGTVASRRTVMTRIGSAEAVKKLHDEYSKRYASRAGGYTRIVRLGRIGKRVADMSRIEFVA